The following are encoded in a window of Halosolutus halophilus genomic DNA:
- a CDS encoding DUF7680 family protein produces MSRGIAEGNSFAFTTGAYGNRPTFVLTRDRVDDQHEISLYELAPRDIATARRERFERAQKSVSVSVCELNEAIIGESSPSELPGADDTAYDWDDWCTIRIATLRGGAFNEVSYLIESTFRELSLDPETVCTGGPASVSLPEAAGVRLSIAFRAMKPMRRRDRLREVAKGIDQMSLGECYYWHAKARSPSSPSGTKALRVLLTDHI; encoded by the coding sequence ATGAGCCGGGGGATAGCAGAGGGGAATTCGTTCGCCTTCACCACCGGTGCGTACGGAAATCGACCCACGTTCGTGTTGACGCGCGATCGGGTCGACGACCAGCACGAAATCTCACTGTACGAGCTGGCTCCCCGTGATATCGCGACCGCTCGCCGGGAACGGTTCGAGAGAGCGCAAAAGTCAGTGAGCGTCTCAGTATGCGAACTGAATGAGGCAATCATCGGCGAAAGCTCTCCGTCTGAACTCCCGGGAGCAGACGATACAGCATACGACTGGGATGACTGGTGTACGATTCGTATCGCTACGTTGCGTGGCGGAGCGTTCAACGAGGTGAGTTACCTCATCGAATCCACCTTTCGTGAGCTGAGTCTTGATCCCGAGACCGTCTGTACAGGAGGCCCAGCAAGCGTCAGTCTCCCGGAGGCTGCTGGTGTTCGGCTTTCGATCGCGTTCCGTGCGATGAAGCCGATGCGACGCCGGGACCGTCTCCGAGAAGTTGCGAAGGGAATCGACCAGATGAGTCTGGGTGAGTGCTACTACTGGCACGCCAAGGCTCGCTCGCCATCCTCCCCCAGCGGTACGAAAGCACTTCGCGTCCTACTCACCGACCACATCTAA